The sequence AAGGCTTCATGCGCATTGCATACGTATGTAAACTAAACGTACAATATTGTATACTGTACAGCTGAGATGAGATTGTTTTACAGCAGTACATCTATATTTGAAAGCTGTCATACAAGGTAGCAATTTTACAAGCCTTTCATGACAGCCATATATAGGTATGTATGTCATCCCTTTTAAGTGCAGAGATAAACTTTATGtaatgttaaatgtttttacaACTTCTTAAGACCAAACAGTGACCAGTCACAGTGGCTACGCACTGAAATATACAAGTAAGCTTGCATTTTAGACAAGACACGTACAATGTTACCTTATGtgcaaataaatatgtaaactgTCACGGGAGCTCATGGGTCATGCCCACTGAGCTAATAAAGTGCAGCAATGCTGTCAGGATAGACACCAGGAAGGGCTCTGGACATTATGCCCCCAGTGGAATGGTTGAGAACATATCTGCAGACTTCTTGCTGCTAAGACTATGGTTTGATTTGCCAGAGGACAGCATAAACCATTTCCTCTTATAGGAAGAGGCAGATATCAGAAACCTTTATTGCAAAGGCATGGGAAGCTTCAGCTGTTGGGTTTCTCAGAATGCTGAAACAGAGCACAAAGTTCTTCACATGTCTGGGTTTCCACAGAGCTGAAATGGGACTCCATGTTCCACGCCAAGTCCGCTGACAGGAAGTCATCCATGACAGTTTGGGTTTCGTTGCTGGTCAGGAACAGGTTTCCTAGGCCTTCTGCTTGGCTGGtcacagtctgtgtctctgtgctgttcAGCAGTCTTGCATTCTCTCCTTGAGTGACAGGAGTCTGAGCAGAGAGACTCGTGGCAAATGAAGGGagatctgtttgtgtttctgtgtctgatGACTCTGTGCTCATAGAAAAGCTTGAATGTCGCAAGATGCTGCTCAGGGGCATGTGGCTTCCGGCATTCAGCAGAAAATTGAGGTCAGTCTGAGTTTGAGTATCAAATAGCTCCAAGTCGCTGGCTTGGGTTCGGCTTGGTCCCTCACTTTGGTCCAGATCATCCATCAGTAGgaagtctgtctgtgtctgaatGTCTAGAGACTCCATTGGCGTGTCACCACCCAGTCCTCCCAGCTCACTCTCCTCGGTCTGTGTCTGGATGTGTACAGCATTGAGGAATTCTTCAAAATCAAAGTCGATGCCGTTATGTTGCTCTTGAACAGAGCTGAGACTTGACCCACAGCCTGCAGAAGCCTCTGTGAGCACCTGATGGCCTGACATACTGTCAGACAGGATGTTTTCCAGGTCATTTAACAAGGTCATTGTTTGGGTCTGGTTGTCTGCCATGTTGTTTGCACTCAGCTCATGCGTCTGCACCCCAAAACACATACCACCTTCTGATTTTGAGTCCTCATATATAGTGCTTCCTGCAGCACAAAGGGTGTCATCTATGTCCAAAGTTGTTTGGGTTGACACACTGAGGGAGTCATTGCCAAATAGGTCTGAGCACATGACAGCCTGGTTCTGAGCCTTCTCCTCCGATTGTGGCATGGCAAagtatgtctgtgtctgcctGGTTTTGTACGGAAGCACAGAAGAGGATGCGCAGGGAATTTGGCTCAGGCACTGGCTGTCTGTTTGAGCTCCAATAGACGATGTGGGTTTGGCTCGGGAGAAGAATGTTTGGGTTTCAACACTGACTGGCAAAAGGACTTGGGCACTGACACTGATGTCTGTTTGGGAGCAAGAAGACACAGAGGACTCGCCCACAGAGCACAAGCCTAGTCCCTCCCCAACCCCTACTCCTGTGGGCATTTTTGACAAGTACGATTTGTCTGTCTGAATGTTGGTGGAAGTGCTCCTTCCTCGCTGTGCTGCCATGCTGATGGTTGAATCCTCTGCACCTACTGGATCCAGATTGACTTGCACTCCTGTGCTAATAGGCCCCTGGCTAGAGCGGGAAGTAGGCATGCTATCCTTGAAACCCAAACTTTTAGCATCAAGTTGGGGTACCACTGCTCCTGTGGCTTGTGGAAGGAGCTGAAGGGCACTAACAGAACCTTGGCTATCTACAGCAAGCACTACAGACCTCAGAGCCCCACTTTCTGTAGATGGAAGGAGTACAGGCAAATGAGCCACCTGCATCACAGGAACACTAACCAAAGCCATCTTGGGTTTTGGTAAAAGCAACTTTTGCAGGCTCCTCCGGGAGTCTGGGATAGTAATGGTTGTATCAGGAGGGAGAGAAGTGTCTGTCTGCTCTGTGGCAGCAGGGATGATCTGGAAGGTTGAATCATTGATCTTAACCTTTTCAGAACCACTTAACAATTTTtccatctttctcttttttactgGGGGAATTctgcaaaataataaataaattagataAAATGATAACAATCATAAATGCATGGAGAgaacaaaatacagtatatgaatGAAAGTGTTGGGGTTATCCCTGTACATGCCTGTGCTCTGTTGGAATTTCATGACCCGTCCTGTAGATATGTGAGAGTAGAGCAGCCC comes from Astatotilapia calliptera chromosome 1, fAstCal1.2, whole genome shotgun sequence and encodes:
- the atmin gene encoding ATM interactor; its protein translation is MLLLGLSAKHGMHCQHRNMAASSTGKASNSDNANAGSLNCNEEPLPQSREMIKPTIVELTKEVRTNILCTVEGCGKILPNTPALNMHLVKSHRIKDGIVNPTVRKDMKGSQKLYCCPIEGCPRGPNRPFSQFSLVKQHFMKMHAEKKHKCSKCNNGYSTEWDLKRHIEDCGKTYHCTCGCPYASRAALLSHIYRTGHEIPTEHRIPPVKKRKMEKLLSGSEKVKINDSTFQIIPAATEQTDTSLPPDTTITIPDSRRSLQKLLLPKPKMALVSVPVMQVAHLPVLLPSTESGALRSVVLAVDSQGSVSALQLLPQATGAVVPQLDAKSLGFKDSMPTSRSSQGPISTGVQVNLDPVGAEDSTISMAAQRGRSTSTNIQTDKSYLSKMPTGVGVGEGLGLCSVGESSVSSCSQTDISVSAQVLLPVSVETQTFFSRAKPTSSIGAQTDSQCLSQIPCASSSVLPYKTRQTQTYFAMPQSEEKAQNQAVMCSDLFGNDSLSVSTQTTLDIDDTLCAAGSTIYEDSKSEGGMCFGVQTHELSANNMADNQTQTMTLLNDLENILSDSMSGHQVLTEASAGCGSSLSSVQEQHNGIDFDFEEFLNAVHIQTQTEESELGGLGGDTPMESLDIQTQTDFLLMDDLDQSEGPSRTQASDLELFDTQTQTDLNFLLNAGSHMPLSSILRHSSFSMSTESSDTETQTDLPSFATSLSAQTPVTQGENARLLNSTETQTVTSQAEGLGNLFLTSNETQTVMDDFLSADLAWNMESHFSSVETQTCEELCALFQHSEKPNS